The DNA sequence TTCAATCCCAACATCCCGACCGAAGAAGTGTTTACCATGCCGCATAAAGACGGCGTCAACGGCACAGTGCGCAACACGAAGCCGCTCAATTACAACGGCAACGTGATCGATGGTTTTACGCTCACGTTCAAAGACGGGCAAGTCGTCGACTTCAGCGCCGAACAAGGATATGAGACGCTTAAGCACTTGCTTGACACCGATGACGGCGCGCGCCGCCTCGGGGAAGTCGCCCTCGTGCCGCACCAATCGCCGGTGTCGCTGTCCAATCTCATTTTTTACAACACGCTGTTTGATGAAAACGCCGCTTGCCATTTGGCGCTCGGCAAGGCGTATCCGACCAATATCGAAAACGGCGCCTCTCTTTCCAAAGAGGAGCTTGACCGCCGCGGCGTCAACGACAGCCTCGTCCACGTCGACTTTATGATCGGCTCAGCTGATCTGAACATTGACGGCGTGACGAAAGACGGGAAGCGCGAGCCGATTTTCCGCAGTGGCAACTGGGCATTCGAACTGGCGTAATCGGTTTCGCCAGCTCTAAACAATAAGGCTGCGCCAAACGAGCGGCCAGACCCGACCGTTGGCGCAGCCTTATTCCGTTCAAGCACGGTTTGCACGGAACCATTAGACCGAACGGATTGATTTGTTTTCGTCCTGTAGCAATTGCACAGCGGCAGATGCCGCCTGCGCCAGCTGCTCGCATTGCCGCAAACGAATGTCAAAGAGCACGAGCGGGTCGCGGTACGCCTCAGGGTTTTTGCGCATATGTTTGAGCTCGCCTTCCTGGGCAGCGATCTCCAGCTCCAGCCGTTTCAACGTTTCATCGAGCGCCGTCAATGGCGCATGGAAAAATTGAGTGACATCACGCTCAAGCGATTTGGCAAACCATTCAAACGGCAGCAACAACTGCTGGATGATCGCCTCCACCACCTCAGCGTAATCTTGCGTCTGGATCAACTGCTTATACTTTTGCGCCAGCATCGCCTTGTTTTGCGCAAAAGCACCGAGCAGTTTGCCCGCCCCTTTCAACAGCAGCTGGCTTGGCGTTCTCCGCAAGAAAACGTTCACCTTGCCCACTTGCACCCCGTTGATCAACCGATCCGTATCGCGCCGCCAATCGGCGAGAAGGTGAAAATCGCATTCGAGCTTGAGTCGTTCCTGGCCGAACATGGCGTTAAACCCTTCGCCCATTTCATGCAAAAACACCTGGCATTCGTTGAATTCGTCTTCCGTCGCTGCAATCCACTGTTCCATGGCGCGGCGCAGCTTTGGCAGCGCCTCTTCATCAAGGTAAGCGCGAAGCCGTTCGTTCGCTTTGTCGTTCAGTTCAAGATGCAAGCGGGAAAAATCGCTGTCTTCGCTCACAAGATCCGCCATGCTGCGCAACAGATCGGAAATCGCCGTCAACAGCTCGCCCCGCATTTCCGCCAAGACGGTGTGGAACAACTTTGCCGTTTTGGCCGTTTTCTCCTCTTGCAGGTCGCCAAGCTGATGAATGGCGCCGCTCAGTTTGGCCGCCATTTCTTTTTTCCATACGACCAGCTCCGCCAGTCGACTTTCCGCCTCGGCTCGCTGCTGGAACAAATGAGCGATGAACTGGCGGATCGTCGTTAAAATCGCTTCCTCGCGGCGGACAGGGGACACGCATCGGCGCATCTCCTCAAGCCAGCCGACGAGGGCTTGCTGCTGCTTGCGGCTTGGCGCATGCGGCGAATAGACCATGACATTGGCTTCCGGAACGATCGTACGAACGTGCGCTTCCACTTCCTCAACGATTCTCGCCGTCTCCTCTTCATCCACCATCCCGTCGCCCGGAGGAAGCAAAACGCACATCGGCGCAGACGGCGCCCGCTCGCGAAGTTGCAACATCAACTGTTCATCGGCGCTAGAAAACGGATCCTCGCCGTTGAGAAGAAAAAGAATGCTGTCAGCAAGCGAAAACGACACAAGCGCTTCATGGTCGGATGAAGCGCTCCCGCCGAGCGGGCCGATATCCAACAAGACAATCCCTTGCGGCACGAGTGAAAACGGCGCCGTGCATTCAATGACAGCGTCATCGGAGAATCGGCTTCCGCGGCCGCCCGTTGCTTGTTGAAATTCGTCAATGCTCGAAAAAACGGTAAACTGGTCGTCGCTGATTTTCGCGACTTCCATCTCCCCGCCGTTTCTCCATGCCAGCACCGGCGCAGATGGCGCCGCCAACGCTGCCTCGCCGACCAACGTCCGCAAAAACGCCAACCGCTCATGGCGCGACGCCCCAGCGACCAAAACGAAATGCGTCCGCGAATCAGACAACTGCCGCACGAACCAGCGGAAGCGGAAATGCGAGCCCGCCCGCTGCTCTTCCGCCCAATCGGCAATTTCTTCAAATAGCGACACACCCGTTTCCCCAGCTTGCCGTTTCGCATGGACGAGCCGCTTAGCGGCGTCGTTGACCGTCTCTTCTTCAAACGCCTCAGGAAATTTCTCACTCCACGCCAACAAGGCAGCCGCGGCCACCGCTGTCTCCGGACCGTCGGCTAAACTTACCCAGCTTTTGACAAGCGGTGGCACCACTTCCACCAACTCTTTCAATCGGTACGGGCCTTTCATCAATCCTGCATAGGCTTCCCCTAAAAGGCCAGGAATTCGCTTCCAGTCGTAGTCGCGGCCGATCGACAACTCATCATAGAGGCGATTCCACTCCGCGAGCCACGAAAAATAGAGGTCACCATCCCGATACCCGTTCCATAGCGCCTGCACAAGCCGTTCAAACTTCACCCGATCCGTTTCGTACAACAGCGCCAGGCAGCGTGAAAACCGCGCAGGCGCCATCGTTCGCGCATGTCCTTGTTCCACATAACCGGTCAAGATGTCCACCCAGCGGCGCGCCGACGTCCGCACCGCCTCTCCTAAAGCAAGCTCGACGGCGCTTTCCCAATCACCTTGCTCCTCGAAAAAGGCGCGCGCCCATTCGGTCATGTTCGGATAATCCGGATACAACGTCACACCGCGCTTAATCATATCATCCGCTTTCGCGTTTTCCCCCAACTCACGGTAGAGCGAAAACAGGCGCAAAATGATTTCCGCATGCAACGTTTCGCTTTCCGTCTCAATCGAACGGTACAGCTCCTCGGCCAGCTCGAGCCGTCCAAGCTCATAGTAGCTGTCGGCGATATTTTTTTGCGCCCACGGGCGCAAATCGTCGTGATGGACTTGTTCCCATTTAAAAATCGCCGCTTCGTAGTCGCGGCGGTGGAAATACACTTCCCCTTGGGCAAAGCGAATCGACGACAAATCAGCGCCATCCCGATGCGCCGTGAAAAAAATATCGCCAAGCGCGCTGACAACGTCGCGTTCCCCCGCCTCGACGAGCGTCTCGTAAAATGTTTTATGAACAAGTTGCTGTTCAAACCCCATGTCGATCACCTGACTCGTATATTTGCCATGCATGTTCATTGTATGGCACGTTTTCTAATTTTATTTCTATCCTATACATTTTAACAAACTTTCGCCGCCATGAACGTTTCAATTTGTTTTCATTTGCGAGACAAAATTCGACCCAATAGGCGATGAGGCCAATCAAAGGAACTTTCAATGGTGGTTACGCCCACGAGCTTGTCGAAAAAAACATTCGCTCGACCAGCGTTGGGCATAGTGGCGCAAGATGTCTTCATCGCTTAGCTCCCGGTCGGTGCTCAAGACGCAGTGAAGATGTTCCGATGTCATCGGCTGATTGGCTTTCCAAGCGAGCAGCACCACCGCATGGTCGAGACCGTTGAGCGCTCCTTCGTAACGATAGACGCGATAATGCTCTTCTCCCACCGTGACGAGGTGAGTGTCATTCGGTTCGATGGAGCGGGCCAACTGCTTCGCTTGGACGGCAACGCCGTTCGGATAGAGAATCCGGTTCGTCTTGATGATGTGCTAATCTATTCATGAGACATGAACCTCCTTGTGAATGGTTTGGTAGCACATCTATTCTAACCAAGGAATCGGGTTCATGTCTCCTTTTTTGTTTCGATGTAAATTTATGTTAGTGAATTTGCTCATCTACAGTCAAGAAGTTATTCTGAAAAATGAAATAAAAAATCCTTCGTTTTGACCTTGTTAGGGTGCGAAATGTGAGTCATGTGCAAAATTTTTACGGATTATTCTGGATTTTGCACATTCTTTCGGAACGTTTGCACGCTCTTTCAAATGAAGATTTCTACTCTCACATCATAGACGAGAAGGAAAAAAAGAATCGCGGCAGGTAGATCAAACCATGATGGAACTCTATAATGCCCTGTGATCACCGCGCAAAATTCGTGCAAAATTTTTTCGGATCCTATCGTTTTTTCGAGATTCCCAAAAAATGAAAAACGACCGCAAACGCGGTCGTATCAAGGGCTTTGAGGATTTTAACCCGAACGAATCGTATGTAAGTGGCGTCCCAGGAGAGACTCGAACTCCCGACCGACGGCTTAGAAGGCCGCTGCTCTATCCTACTGAGCTACTGGGACACAATCCATTAGGAAACTCCAATATCCTCGCTGTCCCTTCCTCTACAAGCCGATTCGAAGAAGCCCGATGCGTCGGGGCAACTCGTAGCCATTTCAAAGATGACTTTGCTCGTTGCTCTATCCTGCTGAGCTGCTGGAACAATATCCATACGATATTCACGATAAAATAAAGGAAAGCGGGTGATGGGAATCGAACCCACGACTTCAGCTTGGGAAGCTGAGGTTTTACCATTAAACTACACCCGCATGATCAATATCATTAGGACTTGTCTTAGAAACGACTGCAATAAAAATATAATCGCTAATTGTTTTTTTGTCAATATCTTTTTTGAAGTTAGTTAATAAACGCGCTCGAGAGGATTCGAACCCCTAACCTTCTGATCCGTAGTCAGATGCTCTATCCAATTGAGCTACGAGCGCATGATGGAAAAGCGGAAGACGGGACTCGAACCCGCGACCCCCACCTTGGCAAGGTGGTGTTCTACCACTGAACTACTTCCGCATCATGAGAAGAATTCATTCCTTCAAAACTAGATAACCGTCGGAAGAAGCCGCTTATAGGTCAAGCCCTCGATCGATTAGTATCCGTCAGCTCCACGTGTCGCCACGCTTCCACCTCGGACCTATCGACCTCGTCATCTTCGAGGGATCTTACCCGCCTGACGCGGTGGGAAATCTCATCTTGAGGGGGGCTTCACGCTTAGATGCTTTCAGCGCTTATCCCGTCCGCACATAGCTACCCAGCGGTGCCCCTGGCGGGACAACTGGTACACCAGCGGTGCGTCCATCCCGGTCCTCTCGTACTAAGGACAGCTCCTCTCAAATTTCCTGCGCCCGCGACGGATAGGGACCGAACTGTCTCACGACGTTCTGAACCCAGCTCGCGTACCGCTTTAATGGGCGAACAGCCCAACCCTTGGGACCGACTACAGCCCCAGGATGCGATGAGCCGACATCGAGGTGCCAAACCTCCCCGTCGATGTGGACTCTTGGGGGAGATCAGCCTGTTATCCCCGGGGTAGCTTTTATCCGTTGAGCGATGGCCCTTCCATGCGGAACCACCGGATCACTAAGCCCGACTTTCGTCCCTGCTCGACCTGTCCGTCTCGCAGTCAAGCTCCCTTGTGCCTTTGCACTCTCCGAATGATTTCCAACCATTCTGAGGGAACCTTTGGGCGCCTCCGTTACCTTTTGGGAGGCGACCGCCCCAGTCAAACTGCCCGCCTGACACTGTCTCCCACCCCGCTAAGGGGTGCGGGTTAGAATTTCAATATCGCCAGGGTGGTATCCCACCGCCGCCTCCACCGAAGCTGGCGCTCCGGCTTCCCAGGCTCCCACCTATCCTGTACAAGCGATACCAAAATTCCATATCAGGCTGCAGTAAAGCTCCACGGGGTCTTTCCGTCCTGTCGCGGGTAACCTGCATCTTCACAGGTAGTATGATTTCACCGGGTCTCTCGTTGAGACAGTGCCCAAGTCGTTACACCTTTCGTGCGGGTCGGAACTTACCCGACAAGGAATTTCGCTACCTTAGGACCGTTATAGTTACGGCCGCCGTTTACTGGGGCTTCGGTTCGCACCTTCAGCCTTGCGGCTTAAGCGCTCCCCTTAACCTTCCAGCACCGGGCAGGTGTCAGCCCCTATACTTCGCCTTTCGGCTTCGCAGAGACCTGTGTTTTTGATAAACAGTCGCTTGGGCCTTTTCACTGCGGCTCTCTCGGGCTCATCACCCAAGAGAGCACCCCTTCTCCCGAAGTTACGGGGTCATTTTGCCGAGTTCCTTAACGAGAGTTCTCCCGCGCACCTTAGGATTCTCTCCTCGCCTACCTGTGTCGGTTTGCGGTACGGGCACCTCTCACCTCGCTAGAGGCTTTTCTTGGCAGTGTAGGATCGGGGACTTCGGGACCGATGGTCCCTTCGCCATCACGGCTCAGCCTTTATGCCAGACGGATTTGCCTATCTGGCAGCCTAACCGCTTGGACAGGCTATTCCAGCAGCCTGCTCGCCCTACCTTCCTGCGTCCCCCCATCGCTCAAACGGTGAGGAGGTGGTACAGGAATCTCAACCTGTTGCCCATCACCTACGCCTTTCGGCCTCGGCTTAGGTCCCGACTAACCCTGAGCGGACGAACCTTCCTCAGGAACCCTTAGGCTTTCGGTGCAGAGGATTCTCACCTCTGTTTTCGCTACTCACACCGGCATTCTCACTTCTAAGCGCTCCACCAATCCTTCCGGTCTGGCTTCAACGCCCTTAGAACGCTCCCCTACCGATGACCAACGGTCATCCCGCAGCTTCGGCGGCACGTTTAGCCCCGGTACATTTTCGGCGCAGAGTCACTCGACCAGTGAGCT is a window from the Geobacillus stearothermophilus ATCC 12980 genome containing:
- a CDS encoding tetratricopeptide repeat protein, which translates into the protein MNMHGKYTSQVIDMGFEQQLVHKTFYETLVEAGERDVVSALGDIFFTAHRDGADLSSIRFAQGEVYFHRRDYEAAIFKWEQVHHDDLRPWAQKNIADSYYELGRLELAEELYRSIETESETLHAEIILRLFSLYRELGENAKADDMIKRGVTLYPDYPNMTEWARAFFEEQGDWESAVELALGEAVRTSARRWVDILTGYVEQGHARTMAPARFSRCLALLYETDRVKFERLVQALWNGYRDGDLYFSWLAEWNRLYDELSIGRDYDWKRIPGLLGEAYAGLMKGPYRLKELVEVVPPLVKSWVSLADGPETAVAAAALLAWSEKFPEAFEEETVNDAAKRLVHAKRQAGETGVSLFEEIADWAEEQRAGSHFRFRWFVRQLSDSRTHFVLVAGASRHERLAFLRTLVGEAALAAPSAPVLAWRNGGEMEVAKISDDQFTVFSSIDEFQQATGGRGSRFSDDAVIECTAPFSLVPQGIVLLDIGPLGGSASSDHEALVSFSLADSILFLLNGEDPFSSADEQLMLQLRERAPSAPMCVLLPPGDGMVDEEETARIVEEVEAHVRTIVPEANVMVYSPHAPSRKQQQALVGWLEEMRRCVSPVRREEAILTTIRQFIAHLFQQRAEAESRLAELVVWKKEMAAKLSGAIHQLGDLQEEKTAKTAKLFHTVLAEMRGELLTAISDLLRSMADLVSEDSDFSRLHLELNDKANERLRAYLDEEALPKLRRAMEQWIAATEDEFNECQVFLHEMGEGFNAMFGQERLKLECDFHLLADWRRDTDRLINGVQVGKVNVFLRRTPSQLLLKGAGKLLGAFAQNKAMLAQKYKQLIQTQDYAEVVEAIIQQLLLPFEWFAKSLERDVTQFFHAPLTALDETLKRLELEIAAQEGELKHMRKNPEAYRDPLVLFDIRLRQCEQLAQAASAAVQLLQDENKSIRSV